One stretch of Cervus canadensis isolate Bull #8, Minnesota chromosome 5, ASM1932006v1, whole genome shotgun sequence DNA includes these proteins:
- the LOXL3 gene encoding lysyl oxidase homolog 3 isoform X8, whose product MRPVGVWRWSLWGLLLRLLCSPCLGSPTPSAAPEKRAGSQGLRFRLAGFPRKPFEGRVEIQRAGEWGTICDDDFTLQAAHVLCRELGFTEATGWTHSAKYGPGTGRIWLDNLSCSGTERSVTECASRGWGNSDCTHDEDAGVICKDERLPGFSDSNVIEVEHHLQVEEVRLRPAVGRGRRPLPVTEGLVEVRLPDGWSQVCDKGWTAHNSHVICGMLGFPSEKRVNVAFYRKLRKRAAKASARRSKPLGRLLARRQQHSFGLHGVACVGTEAHLSLCSLEFYRANDTTRCPGGAPAVVSCVPSPLYAASSGQKKQQSKPQGEARVRLKGGAHPGEGRVEVLKAGTWGTVCDRKWDLQAASVVCRELGFGSAREALSGARMGQGMGAIHLSEVRCSGQELSLWKCPHKNITAEDCSHSQDAGVRCNLPYTGVETKIRLTGGRSRHEGRVEVQTGGPGSLRWGLICGDDWGTLEAMVACRQLGLGYANHGLQETWYWDSGNITEVVMSGVRCTGTELSLDQCAHHGTHVTCKRTGSRFTAGVICSETASDLLLHSALVQETAYIEDRPLHMLYCAAEENCLASSARSANWPYGHRRLLRFSSQIHNLGRADFRPKAGRHSWVWHECHGHYHSMDIFTHYDILTPNGTKVAEGHKASFCLEDTECQEDVSKRYECANFGEQGITVGCWDLYRHDIDCQWIDITDVKPGNYILQVVINPNFEVAESDFTNNAMKCNCKYDGHRIWVHNCHIGDAFSEEANRRFERYPGQTSNQVI is encoded by the exons ATGCGACCTGTTGGTGTTTGGCGGTGGAGCCTGTGGGGGCTGCTGCTGCGCCTGCTCTGCAGTCCGTGCCTGGGCTCTCCAACCCCATCCGCGGCACCTGAGAAAAGGGCCGGGAGCCAGGGGCTGCGGTTTCGGCTGGCTGGTTTCCCCAGGAAGCCATTCGAGGGCCGCGTGGAGATACAGCGGGCTGGTGAATGGGGCACCATCTGCGACGATGACTTCACGCTGCAGGCTGCTCATGTCCTATGCCGGGAGCTGGGCTTCACAGAGGCCACAGGCTGGACCCACAGTGCCAAATATGGCCCTGGAACAG GCCGCATCTGGCTGGACAACCTGAGCTGCAGTGGGACTGAGCGGAGTGTGACTGAATGTGCCTCCCGGGGTTGGGGGAACAGTGACTGTACCCACGATGAGGATGCTGGGGTCATCTGCAAGGACGAGCGCCTCCCTGGCTTCTCAGATTCCAATGTCATTGAG GTAGAGCATCACCTGCAAGTGGAGGAGGTGCGACTTCGGCCAGCCGTTGGAAGGGGCAGACGGCCCCTGCCCGTGACTGAGGGACTGGTCGAAGTCAGGCTTCCGGATGGCTGGTCGCAAGTGTGTGACAAAGGCTGGACTGCGCACAACAGCCACGTCATCTGCGGGATGCTGGGCTTCCCGAGCGAAAAGCGGGTCAACGTGGCCTTCTACAG AAAGTTGAGGAAGCGAGCGGCCAAAGCCTCGGCCCGACGCTCCAAGCCCCTTGGAAG GCTGCTGGCCCGGCGGCAGCAACACTCCTTTGGTCTGCACGGGGTGGCATGCGTGGGCACGGAGGCCCACCTCTCCCTCTGCTCCTTGGAGTTCTATCGAGCCAATGACACCACCAGGTGCCCTGGGGGGGCCCCTGCGGTGGTGAGCTGTGTGCCAAGCCCTCTCTACGCAGCGTCCAGTGGCCAGAAGAAGCAACAGTCGAAGCCTCAGGGGGAG gCCCGAGTGCGTCTGAAGGGCGGAGCCCACCCAGGAGAGGGCCGGGTAGAAGTCCTGAAGGCTGGCACGTGGGGCACGGTCTGTGATCGCAAGTGGGACCTGCAAGCAGCCAGCGTGGTGTGTCGGGAGCTAGGCTTCGGGAGTGCTCGAGAGGCTCTGAGCGGTGCCCGCATGGGGCAGG GCATGGGTGCCATCCACTTAAGTGAAGTGAGATGCTCTGGACAGGAACTCTCTCTCTGGAAGTGCCCCCACAAGAACATCACAGCCGAAGACTGCTCCCATAGCCAAGATGCTGGTGTCCGATGCAACCTGCCCTACACTGGGGTGGAGACCAAG ATCCGCCTCACCGGGGGCCGCAGCCGCCATGAAGGGCGAGTGGAAGTTCAGACAGGGGGCCCGGGGTCCCTTCGCTGGGGCCTCATCTGCGGAGACGACTGGGGAACGCTGGAGGCCATGGTTGCCTGCAGGCAGCTCGGACTGGGCTATGCCAACCACGGCCTGCAg GAGACCTGGTACTGGGATTCGGGGAACATAACAGAGGTGGTGATGAGTGGAGTGCGCTGCACAGGGACTGAGCTGTCCCTGGACCAGTGTGCTCATCATGGCACCCATGTCACCTGCAAGAGGACGGGAAGCCGTTTTACTGCTGGAGTCATTTGTTCTGAAA CCGCATCAGATCTGCTGTTGCACTCAGCACTGGTGCAGGAGACCGCTTACATCGAGGACCGGCCCCTGCACATGTTGTATTGTGCTGCTGAAGAGAACTGCCTGGCCAGCTCGGCCCGCTCAGCCAACTGGCCTTACGGCCACCGGCGTCTGCTCAGATTCTCCTCCCAGATCCACAACCTGGGACGTGCTGACTTCAGGCCCAAGGCCGGGCGCCACTCCTGGGTGTGGCATGAGTGTCATGG GCATTATCACAGTATGGACATCTTCACTCACTACGATATCCTGACCCCCAACGGCACCAAGGTGGCCGAGGGCCACAAAGCTAGTTTCTGTCTAGAAGACACCGAATGTCAGGAGG ATGTCTCCAAGAGGTATGAGTGTGCCAACTTTGGAGAGCAGGGCATCACTGTGGGCTGCTGGGATCTCTACCGGCATGACATCGACTGTCAATGGATTGACATCACAGATGTGAAACCAGGAAACTACATTCTGCAG GTGGTCATCAACCCCAATTTTGAAGTAGCAGAGAGTGACTTCACCAACAACGCCATGAAATGTAACTGCAAATATGATGGACATCGCATCTGGGTGCACAACTGTCACATTG GGGATGCCTTCAGTGAAGAGGCCAACAGGAGGTTTGAACGTTACCCTGGCCAGACCAGTAACCAGGTCATCTAA
- the LOXL3 gene encoding lysyl oxidase homolog 3 isoform X5, protein MRPVGVWRWSLWGLLLRLLCSPCLGSPTPSAAPEKRAGSQGLRFRLAGFPRKPFEGRVEIQRAGEWGTICDDDFTLQAAHVLCRELGFTEATGWTHSAKYGPGTGRIWLDNLSCSGTERSVTECASRGWGNSDCTHDEDAGVICKDERLPGFSDSNVIEVEHHLQVEEVRLRPAVGRGRRPLPVTEGLVEVRLPDGWSQVCDKGWTAHNSHVICGMLGFPSEKRVNVAFYRKLRKRAAKASARRSKPLGRQDFERILSLFELQSPLILSFQRLLARRQQHSFGLHGVACVGTEAHLSLCSLEFYRANDTTRCPGGAPAVVSCVPSPLYAASSGQKKQQSKPQGEARVRLKGGAHPGEGRVEVLKAGTWGTVCDRKWDLQAASVVCRELGFGSAREALSGARMGQGMGAIHLSEVRCSGQELSLWKCPHKNITAEDCSHSQDAGVRCNLPYTGVETKIRLTGGRSRHEGRVEVQTGGPGSLRWGLICGDDWGTLEAMVACRQLGLGYANHGLQETWYWDSGNITEVVMSGVRCTGTELSLDQCAHHGTHVTCKRTGSRFTAGVICSETASDLLLHSALVQETAYIEDRPLHMLYCAAEENCLASSARSANWPYGHRRLLRFSSQIHNLGRADFRPKAGRHSWVWHECHGHYHSMDIFTHYDILTPNGTKVAEGHKASFCLEDTECQEDVSKRYECANFGEQGITVGCWDLYRHDIDCQWIDITDVKPGNYILQVVINPNFEVAESDFTNNAMKCNCKYDGHRIWVHNCHIGDAFSEEANRRFERYPGQTSNQVI, encoded by the exons ATGCGACCTGTTGGTGTTTGGCGGTGGAGCCTGTGGGGGCTGCTGCTGCGCCTGCTCTGCAGTCCGTGCCTGGGCTCTCCAACCCCATCCGCGGCACCTGAGAAAAGGGCCGGGAGCCAGGGGCTGCGGTTTCGGCTGGCTGGTTTCCCCAGGAAGCCATTCGAGGGCCGCGTGGAGATACAGCGGGCTGGTGAATGGGGCACCATCTGCGACGATGACTTCACGCTGCAGGCTGCTCATGTCCTATGCCGGGAGCTGGGCTTCACAGAGGCCACAGGCTGGACCCACAGTGCCAAATATGGCCCTGGAACAG GCCGCATCTGGCTGGACAACCTGAGCTGCAGTGGGACTGAGCGGAGTGTGACTGAATGTGCCTCCCGGGGTTGGGGGAACAGTGACTGTACCCACGATGAGGATGCTGGGGTCATCTGCAAGGACGAGCGCCTCCCTGGCTTCTCAGATTCCAATGTCATTGAG GTAGAGCATCACCTGCAAGTGGAGGAGGTGCGACTTCGGCCAGCCGTTGGAAGGGGCAGACGGCCCCTGCCCGTGACTGAGGGACTGGTCGAAGTCAGGCTTCCGGATGGCTGGTCGCAAGTGTGTGACAAAGGCTGGACTGCGCACAACAGCCACGTCATCTGCGGGATGCTGGGCTTCCCGAGCGAAAAGCGGGTCAACGTGGCCTTCTACAG AAAGTTGAGGAAGCGAGCGGCCAAAGCCTCGGCCCGACGCTCCAAGCCCCTTGGAAG ACAGGACTTCGAAAGAATACTAAGTCTCTTTGAGCTTCAGAGTCCACTTATCTTGAGCTTCCAAAG GCTGCTGGCCCGGCGGCAGCAACACTCCTTTGGTCTGCACGGGGTGGCATGCGTGGGCACGGAGGCCCACCTCTCCCTCTGCTCCTTGGAGTTCTATCGAGCCAATGACACCACCAGGTGCCCTGGGGGGGCCCCTGCGGTGGTGAGCTGTGTGCCAAGCCCTCTCTACGCAGCGTCCAGTGGCCAGAAGAAGCAACAGTCGAAGCCTCAGGGGGAG gCCCGAGTGCGTCTGAAGGGCGGAGCCCACCCAGGAGAGGGCCGGGTAGAAGTCCTGAAGGCTGGCACGTGGGGCACGGTCTGTGATCGCAAGTGGGACCTGCAAGCAGCCAGCGTGGTGTGTCGGGAGCTAGGCTTCGGGAGTGCTCGAGAGGCTCTGAGCGGTGCCCGCATGGGGCAGG GCATGGGTGCCATCCACTTAAGTGAAGTGAGATGCTCTGGACAGGAACTCTCTCTCTGGAAGTGCCCCCACAAGAACATCACAGCCGAAGACTGCTCCCATAGCCAAGATGCTGGTGTCCGATGCAACCTGCCCTACACTGGGGTGGAGACCAAG ATCCGCCTCACCGGGGGCCGCAGCCGCCATGAAGGGCGAGTGGAAGTTCAGACAGGGGGCCCGGGGTCCCTTCGCTGGGGCCTCATCTGCGGAGACGACTGGGGAACGCTGGAGGCCATGGTTGCCTGCAGGCAGCTCGGACTGGGCTATGCCAACCACGGCCTGCAg GAGACCTGGTACTGGGATTCGGGGAACATAACAGAGGTGGTGATGAGTGGAGTGCGCTGCACAGGGACTGAGCTGTCCCTGGACCAGTGTGCTCATCATGGCACCCATGTCACCTGCAAGAGGACGGGAAGCCGTTTTACTGCTGGAGTCATTTGTTCTGAAA CCGCATCAGATCTGCTGTTGCACTCAGCACTGGTGCAGGAGACCGCTTACATCGAGGACCGGCCCCTGCACATGTTGTATTGTGCTGCTGAAGAGAACTGCCTGGCCAGCTCGGCCCGCTCAGCCAACTGGCCTTACGGCCACCGGCGTCTGCTCAGATTCTCCTCCCAGATCCACAACCTGGGACGTGCTGACTTCAGGCCCAAGGCCGGGCGCCACTCCTGGGTGTGGCATGAGTGTCATGG GCATTATCACAGTATGGACATCTTCACTCACTACGATATCCTGACCCCCAACGGCACCAAGGTGGCCGAGGGCCACAAAGCTAGTTTCTGTCTAGAAGACACCGAATGTCAGGAGG ATGTCTCCAAGAGGTATGAGTGTGCCAACTTTGGAGAGCAGGGCATCACTGTGGGCTGCTGGGATCTCTACCGGCATGACATCGACTGTCAATGGATTGACATCACAGATGTGAAACCAGGAAACTACATTCTGCAG GTGGTCATCAACCCCAATTTTGAAGTAGCAGAGAGTGACTTCACCAACAACGCCATGAAATGTAACTGCAAATATGATGGACATCGCATCTGGGTGCACAACTGTCACATTG GGGATGCCTTCAGTGAAGAGGCCAACAGGAGGTTTGAACGTTACCCTGGCCAGACCAGTAACCAGGTCATCTAA
- the LOXL3 gene encoding lysyl oxidase homolog 3 isoform X9, which translates to MRPVGVWRWSLWGLLLRLLCSPCLGSPTPSAAPEKRAGSQGLRFRLAGFPRKPFEGRVEIQRAGEWGTICDDDFTLQAAHVLCRELGFTEATGWTHSAKYGPGTGRIWLDNLSCSGTERSVTECASRGWGNSDCTHDEDAGVICKDERLPGFSDSNVIEVEHHLQVEEVRLRPAVGRGRRPLPVTEGLVEVRLPDGWSQVCDKGWTAHNSHVICGMLGFPSEKRVNVAFYRLLARRQQHSFGLHGVACVGTEAHLSLCSLEFYRANDTTRCPGGAPAVVSCVPSPLYAASSGQKKQQSKPQGEARVRLKGGAHPGEGRVEVLKAGTWGTVCDRKWDLQAASVVCRELGFGSAREALSGARMGQGMGAIHLSEVRCSGQELSLWKCPHKNITAEDCSHSQDAGVRCNLPYTGVETKIRLTGGRSRHEGRVEVQTGGPGSLRWGLICGDDWGTLEAMVACRQLGLGYANHGLQETWYWDSGNITEVVMSGVRCTGTELSLDQCAHHGTHVTCKRTGSRFTAGVICSETASDLLLHSALVQETAYIEDRPLHMLYCAAEENCLASSARSANWPYGHRRLLRFSSQIHNLGRADFRPKAGRHSWVWHECHGHYHSMDIFTHYDILTPNGTKVAEGHKASFCLEDTECQEDVSKRYECANFGEQGITVGCWDLYRHDIDCQWIDITDVKPGNYILQVVINPNFEVAESDFTNNAMKCNCKYDGHRIWVHNCHIGDAFSEEANRRFERYPGQTSNQVI; encoded by the exons ATGCGACCTGTTGGTGTTTGGCGGTGGAGCCTGTGGGGGCTGCTGCTGCGCCTGCTCTGCAGTCCGTGCCTGGGCTCTCCAACCCCATCCGCGGCACCTGAGAAAAGGGCCGGGAGCCAGGGGCTGCGGTTTCGGCTGGCTGGTTTCCCCAGGAAGCCATTCGAGGGCCGCGTGGAGATACAGCGGGCTGGTGAATGGGGCACCATCTGCGACGATGACTTCACGCTGCAGGCTGCTCATGTCCTATGCCGGGAGCTGGGCTTCACAGAGGCCACAGGCTGGACCCACAGTGCCAAATATGGCCCTGGAACAG GCCGCATCTGGCTGGACAACCTGAGCTGCAGTGGGACTGAGCGGAGTGTGACTGAATGTGCCTCCCGGGGTTGGGGGAACAGTGACTGTACCCACGATGAGGATGCTGGGGTCATCTGCAAGGACGAGCGCCTCCCTGGCTTCTCAGATTCCAATGTCATTGAG GTAGAGCATCACCTGCAAGTGGAGGAGGTGCGACTTCGGCCAGCCGTTGGAAGGGGCAGACGGCCCCTGCCCGTGACTGAGGGACTGGTCGAAGTCAGGCTTCCGGATGGCTGGTCGCAAGTGTGTGACAAAGGCTGGACTGCGCACAACAGCCACGTCATCTGCGGGATGCTGGGCTTCCCGAGCGAAAAGCGGGTCAACGTGGCCTTCTACAG GCTGCTGGCCCGGCGGCAGCAACACTCCTTTGGTCTGCACGGGGTGGCATGCGTGGGCACGGAGGCCCACCTCTCCCTCTGCTCCTTGGAGTTCTATCGAGCCAATGACACCACCAGGTGCCCTGGGGGGGCCCCTGCGGTGGTGAGCTGTGTGCCAAGCCCTCTCTACGCAGCGTCCAGTGGCCAGAAGAAGCAACAGTCGAAGCCTCAGGGGGAG gCCCGAGTGCGTCTGAAGGGCGGAGCCCACCCAGGAGAGGGCCGGGTAGAAGTCCTGAAGGCTGGCACGTGGGGCACGGTCTGTGATCGCAAGTGGGACCTGCAAGCAGCCAGCGTGGTGTGTCGGGAGCTAGGCTTCGGGAGTGCTCGAGAGGCTCTGAGCGGTGCCCGCATGGGGCAGG GCATGGGTGCCATCCACTTAAGTGAAGTGAGATGCTCTGGACAGGAACTCTCTCTCTGGAAGTGCCCCCACAAGAACATCACAGCCGAAGACTGCTCCCATAGCCAAGATGCTGGTGTCCGATGCAACCTGCCCTACACTGGGGTGGAGACCAAG ATCCGCCTCACCGGGGGCCGCAGCCGCCATGAAGGGCGAGTGGAAGTTCAGACAGGGGGCCCGGGGTCCCTTCGCTGGGGCCTCATCTGCGGAGACGACTGGGGAACGCTGGAGGCCATGGTTGCCTGCAGGCAGCTCGGACTGGGCTATGCCAACCACGGCCTGCAg GAGACCTGGTACTGGGATTCGGGGAACATAACAGAGGTGGTGATGAGTGGAGTGCGCTGCACAGGGACTGAGCTGTCCCTGGACCAGTGTGCTCATCATGGCACCCATGTCACCTGCAAGAGGACGGGAAGCCGTTTTACTGCTGGAGTCATTTGTTCTGAAA CCGCATCAGATCTGCTGTTGCACTCAGCACTGGTGCAGGAGACCGCTTACATCGAGGACCGGCCCCTGCACATGTTGTATTGTGCTGCTGAAGAGAACTGCCTGGCCAGCTCGGCCCGCTCAGCCAACTGGCCTTACGGCCACCGGCGTCTGCTCAGATTCTCCTCCCAGATCCACAACCTGGGACGTGCTGACTTCAGGCCCAAGGCCGGGCGCCACTCCTGGGTGTGGCATGAGTGTCATGG GCATTATCACAGTATGGACATCTTCACTCACTACGATATCCTGACCCCCAACGGCACCAAGGTGGCCGAGGGCCACAAAGCTAGTTTCTGTCTAGAAGACACCGAATGTCAGGAGG ATGTCTCCAAGAGGTATGAGTGTGCCAACTTTGGAGAGCAGGGCATCACTGTGGGCTGCTGGGATCTCTACCGGCATGACATCGACTGTCAATGGATTGACATCACAGATGTGAAACCAGGAAACTACATTCTGCAG GTGGTCATCAACCCCAATTTTGAAGTAGCAGAGAGTGACTTCACCAACAACGCCATGAAATGTAACTGCAAATATGATGGACATCGCATCTGGGTGCACAACTGTCACATTG GGGATGCCTTCAGTGAAGAGGCCAACAGGAGGTTTGAACGTTACCCTGGCCAGACCAGTAACCAGGTCATCTAA
- the LOXL3 gene encoding lysyl oxidase homolog 3 isoform X7, translated as MRPVGVWRWSLWGLLLRLLCSPCLGSPTPSAAPEKRAGSQGLRFRLAGFPRKPFEGRVEIQRAGEWGTICDDDFTLQAAHVLCRELGFTEATGWTHSAKYGPGTGRIWLDNLSCSGTERSVTECASRGWGNSDCTHDEDAGVICKDERLPGFSDSNVIEVEHHLQVEEVRLRPAVGRGRRPLPVTEGLVEVRLPDGWSQVCDKGWTAHNSHVICGMLGFPSEKRVNVAFYRLFLTLLLSYPHRKLRKRAAKASARRSKPLGRLLARRQQHSFGLHGVACVGTEAHLSLCSLEFYRANDTTRCPGGAPAVVSCVPSPLYAASSGQKKQQSKPQGEARVRLKGGAHPGEGRVEVLKAGTWGTVCDRKWDLQAASVVCRELGFGSAREALSGARMGQGMGAIHLSEVRCSGQELSLWKCPHKNITAEDCSHSQDAGVRCNLPYTGVETKIRLTGGRSRHEGRVEVQTGGPGSLRWGLICGDDWGTLEAMVACRQLGLGYANHGLQETWYWDSGNITEVVMSGVRCTGTELSLDQCAHHGTHVTCKRTGSRFTAGVICSETASDLLLHSALVQETAYIEDRPLHMLYCAAEENCLASSARSANWPYGHRRLLRFSSQIHNLGRADFRPKAGRHSWVWHECHGHYHSMDIFTHYDILTPNGTKVAEGHKASFCLEDTECQEDVSKRYECANFGEQGITVGCWDLYRHDIDCQWIDITDVKPGNYILQVVINPNFEVAESDFTNNAMKCNCKYDGHRIWVHNCHIGDAFSEEANRRFERYPGQTSNQVI; from the exons ATGCGACCTGTTGGTGTTTGGCGGTGGAGCCTGTGGGGGCTGCTGCTGCGCCTGCTCTGCAGTCCGTGCCTGGGCTCTCCAACCCCATCCGCGGCACCTGAGAAAAGGGCCGGGAGCCAGGGGCTGCGGTTTCGGCTGGCTGGTTTCCCCAGGAAGCCATTCGAGGGCCGCGTGGAGATACAGCGGGCTGGTGAATGGGGCACCATCTGCGACGATGACTTCACGCTGCAGGCTGCTCATGTCCTATGCCGGGAGCTGGGCTTCACAGAGGCCACAGGCTGGACCCACAGTGCCAAATATGGCCCTGGAACAG GCCGCATCTGGCTGGACAACCTGAGCTGCAGTGGGACTGAGCGGAGTGTGACTGAATGTGCCTCCCGGGGTTGGGGGAACAGTGACTGTACCCACGATGAGGATGCTGGGGTCATCTGCAAGGACGAGCGCCTCCCTGGCTTCTCAGATTCCAATGTCATTGAG GTAGAGCATCACCTGCAAGTGGAGGAGGTGCGACTTCGGCCAGCCGTTGGAAGGGGCAGACGGCCCCTGCCCGTGACTGAGGGACTGGTCGAAGTCAGGCTTCCGGATGGCTGGTCGCAAGTGTGTGACAAAGGCTGGACTGCGCACAACAGCCACGTCATCTGCGGGATGCTGGGCTTCCCGAGCGAAAAGCGGGTCAACGTGGCCTTCTACAG ACTGTTCCTGACTCTGCTGTTGTCTTATCCTCACAGAAAGTTGAGGAAGCGAGCGGCCAAAGCCTCGGCCCGACGCTCCAAGCCCCTTGGAAG GCTGCTGGCCCGGCGGCAGCAACACTCCTTTGGTCTGCACGGGGTGGCATGCGTGGGCACGGAGGCCCACCTCTCCCTCTGCTCCTTGGAGTTCTATCGAGCCAATGACACCACCAGGTGCCCTGGGGGGGCCCCTGCGGTGGTGAGCTGTGTGCCAAGCCCTCTCTACGCAGCGTCCAGTGGCCAGAAGAAGCAACAGTCGAAGCCTCAGGGGGAG gCCCGAGTGCGTCTGAAGGGCGGAGCCCACCCAGGAGAGGGCCGGGTAGAAGTCCTGAAGGCTGGCACGTGGGGCACGGTCTGTGATCGCAAGTGGGACCTGCAAGCAGCCAGCGTGGTGTGTCGGGAGCTAGGCTTCGGGAGTGCTCGAGAGGCTCTGAGCGGTGCCCGCATGGGGCAGG GCATGGGTGCCATCCACTTAAGTGAAGTGAGATGCTCTGGACAGGAACTCTCTCTCTGGAAGTGCCCCCACAAGAACATCACAGCCGAAGACTGCTCCCATAGCCAAGATGCTGGTGTCCGATGCAACCTGCCCTACACTGGGGTGGAGACCAAG ATCCGCCTCACCGGGGGCCGCAGCCGCCATGAAGGGCGAGTGGAAGTTCAGACAGGGGGCCCGGGGTCCCTTCGCTGGGGCCTCATCTGCGGAGACGACTGGGGAACGCTGGAGGCCATGGTTGCCTGCAGGCAGCTCGGACTGGGCTATGCCAACCACGGCCTGCAg GAGACCTGGTACTGGGATTCGGGGAACATAACAGAGGTGGTGATGAGTGGAGTGCGCTGCACAGGGACTGAGCTGTCCCTGGACCAGTGTGCTCATCATGGCACCCATGTCACCTGCAAGAGGACGGGAAGCCGTTTTACTGCTGGAGTCATTTGTTCTGAAA CCGCATCAGATCTGCTGTTGCACTCAGCACTGGTGCAGGAGACCGCTTACATCGAGGACCGGCCCCTGCACATGTTGTATTGTGCTGCTGAAGAGAACTGCCTGGCCAGCTCGGCCCGCTCAGCCAACTGGCCTTACGGCCACCGGCGTCTGCTCAGATTCTCCTCCCAGATCCACAACCTGGGACGTGCTGACTTCAGGCCCAAGGCCGGGCGCCACTCCTGGGTGTGGCATGAGTGTCATGG GCATTATCACAGTATGGACATCTTCACTCACTACGATATCCTGACCCCCAACGGCACCAAGGTGGCCGAGGGCCACAAAGCTAGTTTCTGTCTAGAAGACACCGAATGTCAGGAGG ATGTCTCCAAGAGGTATGAGTGTGCCAACTTTGGAGAGCAGGGCATCACTGTGGGCTGCTGGGATCTCTACCGGCATGACATCGACTGTCAATGGATTGACATCACAGATGTGAAACCAGGAAACTACATTCTGCAG GTGGTCATCAACCCCAATTTTGAAGTAGCAGAGAGTGACTTCACCAACAACGCCATGAAATGTAACTGCAAATATGATGGACATCGCATCTGGGTGCACAACTGTCACATTG GGGATGCCTTCAGTGAAGAGGCCAACAGGAGGTTTGAACGTTACCCTGGCCAGACCAGTAACCAGGTCATCTAA